One genomic region from Natrinema caseinilyticum encodes:
- a CDS encoding sulfite exporter TauE/SafE family protein produces the protein MTGLSAVVILVASVIHGIAGFGFAQVSMGLMPLFRSPSSASIIFTATAVVSNARVWWSVRDAFDWEKWIVPVGGLVVGMPLGIYVFSQFNKAQMRVAIGAVLVLAVIIVGATQQLDTVTDWIEDKDYRPGKIVGATAGLLAGIFGGAVAVPGPPMIVYGAFMSASGFWSDEEMKATFTAFFGTLMLYRLGSLTYTGAVTTPLIIEAAIAIPMVFLGAWVGVYIFDNIPERIFQWVVLTLLTVNAFILLFTAIPEL, from the coding sequence ATGACGGGGTTGTCTGCGGTCGTCATTCTGGTCGCGTCCGTCATTCACGGGATCGCTGGGTTCGGCTTCGCGCAGGTATCGATGGGTCTGATGCCGCTGTTCCGGTCGCCTTCGAGCGCCTCGATCATCTTCACGGCGACGGCGGTCGTGAGTAACGCCCGCGTCTGGTGGAGCGTCCGCGACGCGTTCGACTGGGAGAAGTGGATCGTCCCTGTCGGCGGCCTCGTCGTCGGGATGCCGCTTGGCATCTACGTGTTCAGCCAGTTCAACAAAGCACAGATGCGCGTCGCCATCGGCGCAGTTCTCGTGCTGGCGGTCATCATCGTCGGCGCGACCCAGCAACTCGATACCGTCACGGACTGGATCGAGGACAAGGACTACAGACCGGGGAAGATAGTTGGCGCGACGGCTGGTCTCCTCGCGGGGATTTTCGGCGGTGCCGTCGCCGTCCCCGGTCCGCCGATGATCGTCTACGGGGCGTTCATGTCTGCAAGCGGGTTCTGGAGCGACGAAGAGATGAAGGCTACGTTTACCGCGTTCTTCGGGACGCTCATGCTGTATCGTCTCGGGAGCCTCACGTACACAGGAGCAGTCACGACGCCGCTAATAATTGAGGCCGCCATCGCGATCCCGATGGTGTTCCTCGGTGCGTGGGTCGGCGTCTACATCTTCGATAACATCCCCGAGCGGATCTTCCAGTGGGTCGTGCTGACGCTGCTGACCGTGAACGCGTTCATTCTCCTGTTCACGGCGATTCCGGAGCTCTAA
- a CDS encoding helix-turn-helix transcriptional regulator, which produces MNRRQVDAVVGLLVAAIVIIGGALSWQAYQQQRAFDQMGSMMGTSMGAVHGTNPLWYVLGTLLVAAIVGGLYFAVRDDLSVADASDQPLNESPSAANMEVNGSPEGDVQSDGAMDPEEQPRARVLDLLPDDESRILEPVLSSPGITQIELRDRSDFSKSKVSQTVSALEKRGLLYRERQGRTYRIYPSDDLQQNQAH; this is translated from the coding sequence ATGAATCGACGGCAAGTCGATGCAGTAGTCGGGCTCCTCGTCGCTGCCATCGTTATCATCGGTGGAGCGCTCAGCTGGCAAGCGTACCAGCAGCAGCGGGCCTTCGACCAGATGGGATCGATGATGGGGACATCGATGGGAGCGGTCCACGGGACGAATCCGCTCTGGTACGTCCTCGGGACACTGCTCGTCGCCGCTATCGTCGGTGGGCTATATTTTGCCGTCCGTGACGATCTCTCAGTAGCTGATGCAAGTGACCAACCGCTGAACGAGTCACCAAGCGCGGCCAACATGGAGGTCAACGGCTCGCCGGAAGGTGACGTTCAATCGGATGGCGCGATGGATCCGGAAGAACAGCCTCGAGCCCGTGTCCTTGATCTCTTGCCGGACGATGAAAGCCGGATTCTCGAACCAGTCCTCTCCTCGCCTGGAATCACACAGATCGAACTTCGGGATCGCTCGGACTTTTCGAAGAGCAAGGTGAGCCAAACAGTTAGCGCCCTCGAGAAGCGCGGTTTACTGTACCGCGAGCGTCAAGGACGGACGTATCGCATCTATCCGAGCGACGACTTGCAGCAGAATCAGGCACACTAG
- a CDS encoding multicopper oxidase family protein encodes MADNNRTVPRRQVVRIGGATLVGISGLASGIGSATLERPAQEDDGATQQETLAASSEEVDIGADESVETWLYEEQFPGPELRVSEGETLRVSLENGLPEETTIHWHGVPVPNPMDGVPDVTQEPVSSEETFEYEYEASPAGTYVYHSHVGLQLDRGLYGPLIVEEESPHVEYDHEYTLQLDDHLGEEPTLDSIEAPPSGSDEMGPGGGPDGDGNRTDPGDGDRGGGGRRPGNGMGHGGDSDGMDPGNGGSDGDRRPGDGMGPGDGMGPGSQMMSQRPPYEGLLVNGRLPSDPPVFEVEEGEHVRLRFINPSSATTYRVGVGGHSLTVTHADGRPVEPVDVDSFVMSMGERYDAILEADSPGEWAVVAEPVVGEEDPAEARLRYEDASGDESAEGPQFDGNELEYEDLETLEPLALDGDPDRTFDLTLSGGMMGGADSDAWTINGEIYPDADPFEISEGDHVRVRMVNRSPAIHPMHLHGHFFQVGDAIKDTVLVAPHGDQVTFDFLADNPGDWLFHCHNVYHLERGMARVFEYD; translated from the coding sequence ATGGCCGACAACAATCGAACCGTCCCGCGCCGACAGGTGGTTCGCATCGGCGGCGCGACGCTGGTCGGAATTTCGGGACTCGCGAGCGGAATCGGATCGGCGACCCTTGAGCGGCCTGCACAGGAGGACGACGGCGCCACGCAGCAGGAAACGCTGGCCGCCTCGAGCGAGGAAGTCGACATCGGAGCGGACGAGAGCGTCGAGACGTGGCTGTACGAGGAGCAGTTCCCCGGGCCGGAACTTCGCGTGAGCGAGGGAGAGACGCTTCGCGTCTCGCTCGAGAACGGGTTGCCCGAGGAGACGACGATTCACTGGCATGGTGTTCCCGTGCCGAATCCGATGGACGGCGTTCCGGACGTCACGCAAGAACCCGTCTCGTCGGAGGAGACGTTCGAGTATGAGTACGAGGCGTCACCGGCGGGGACGTACGTCTATCATAGCCACGTCGGGTTGCAACTCGACAGGGGGCTCTACGGACCACTGATCGTCGAGGAGGAGTCGCCGCACGTCGAGTACGACCATGAGTACACGCTGCAGCTCGACGATCACCTTGGGGAAGAGCCGACACTCGATTCGATCGAAGCTCCGCCGAGCGGGAGTGATGAAATGGGCCCCGGCGGGGGACCGGACGGAGACGGAAATAGGACAGATCCCGGCGATGGCGACAGAGGGGGCGGCGGTCGCAGACCAGGTAACGGAATGGGTCATGGTGGTGACAGCGATGGAATGGATCCCGGCAACGGTGGGTCTGACGGCGACCGCAGACCTGGCGATGGGATGGGACCCGGTGACGGCATGGGACCGGGAAGTCAGATGATGAGTCAGCGACCGCCGTACGAGGGACTGCTCGTCAACGGCCGCCTTCCATCGGATCCACCGGTGTTCGAGGTTGAGGAGGGCGAGCACGTTCGACTGCGGTTCATCAACCCGAGCAGCGCCACTACCTATCGCGTCGGCGTCGGCGGCCACTCGCTGACGGTCACGCATGCCGACGGTCGTCCGGTCGAACCCGTCGATGTGGACTCGTTCGTGATGAGCATGGGCGAGCGCTACGACGCAATCCTTGAGGCCGACTCCCCCGGCGAGTGGGCTGTCGTCGCAGAACCCGTCGTCGGCGAAGAGGATCCCGCGGAGGCGAGACTGCGGTATGAAGACGCGTCCGGGGACGAGTCCGCCGAAGGGCCGCAGTTCGACGGCAATGAACTCGAGTATGAGGATCTCGAGACGCTTGAACCGCTGGCTCTCGACGGGGACCCGGATCGAACGTTCGACCTCACGTTGTCGGGCGGGATGATGGGAGGTGCCGATTCTGACGCATGGACCATCAACGGCGAAATATATCCCGACGCTGACCCGTTCGAAATCAGTGAGGGCGACCACGTCCGCGTACGGATGGTAAACCGCAGCCCGGCAATCCACCCGATGCACCTCCACGGTCACTTCTTTCAGGTCGGCGATGCGATCAAGGACACTGTTCTCGTCGCGCCTCACGGCGACCAGGTGACGTTCGACTTCCTGGCGGACAACCCCGGCGACTGGCTGTTCCACTGCCACAATGTCTACCACCTTGAGCGGGGGATGGCTCGCGTGTTCGAATACGACTGA
- a CDS encoding SRPBCC family protein codes for MYVTDKAKIVIEATPEEIWEYVTDPVHWTASNPEEHYGLEYDTPDNRPREGATFHQHEEVAGIYADLHGRFSYIDYPNVAVWTGMAYYPFLRGLVTVRIPEGGTIRLEETEDGTRMSHAVWMDFPNNRRGRFLKWLFTTFLDGKAKLYDHTNKELVFFKERLDSDATTPTS; via the coding sequence ATGTACGTCACCGACAAAGCCAAAATCGTCATCGAAGCCACTCCCGAGGAAATCTGGGAGTACGTGACCGACCCAGTCCACTGGACGGCGTCGAATCCCGAGGAACACTACGGGCTCGAGTACGACACGCCTGACAATCGCCCACGCGAGGGCGCGACGTTTCACCAGCACGAAGAGGTCGCCGGCATATACGCCGACCTGCACGGTCGGTTCTCCTACATCGATTATCCGAACGTGGCGGTTTGGACGGGGATGGCGTACTATCCTTTCCTTCGCGGCCTCGTCACAGTTCGAATTCCCGAGGGCGGCACCATTCGGCTCGAAGAGACCGAGGATGGAACCCGGATGTCACACGCCGTCTGGATGGATTTCCCGAACAACCGTCGTGGTCGTTTCCTGAAGTGGTTGTTCACCACTTTCCTCGACGGGAAGGCGAAGCTTTACGACCACACCAACAAGGAACTCGTCTTCTTCAAAGAGCGGCTCGATTCCGACGCTACCACGCCGACGTCGTAA
- a CDS encoding FixH family protein, with the protein MANHSEHGSHSPPEGYNPSGHATLGGLSVDADGLRFVPTDTRLTPGDPLNWSFQVVTSNGNIVTEFDEAHGQRGHLIVVRRDLTRFQHLHPTLDADGTWRVEAFSLPDPGVYRAFIDLVVDGRPTTLGFDLFVSGEMEVAPRSDTSRRATADGYVVDLQTNEVLAGEPVELAFEISRDGEPVSRLDPYLGALGHLVTLREGDLAYLHVHPKETSPDSGRVEFGAQFPTPGRYRLFLQSKPDGTLITTRHDIRIDR; encoded by the coding sequence ATGGCGAATCACTCCGAACACGGGAGCCACAGTCCACCTGAGGGATATAATCCTAGTGGACACGCTACATTGGGCGGACTCTCGGTCGACGCAGATGGACTCCGCTTCGTCCCGACGGACACGCGCCTTACTCCAGGTGACCCGCTCAACTGGAGCTTCCAGGTCGTCACGTCGAATGGCAACATCGTGACCGAGTTCGACGAGGCTCACGGGCAGCGTGGCCACTTGATCGTCGTTCGTCGCGACCTGACTCGATTCCAGCATCTCCATCCGACGCTTGACGCCGATGGAACGTGGCGTGTTGAGGCGTTCTCCCTCCCTGATCCCGGTGTTTACCGAGCGTTCATCGACCTCGTAGTCGACGGTCGACCGACGACACTTGGATTTGACCTCTTCGTCTCGGGAGAAATGGAGGTTGCCCCGCGCTCAGATACGTCACGACGTGCGACGGCAGATGGATACGTCGTTGACCTCCAGACCAACGAGGTCCTCGCCGGTGAGCCGGTTGAGCTAGCGTTCGAAATCAGTCGTGATGGTGAGCCCGTGTCGCGTCTAGACCCGTATCTGGGAGCGCTCGGCCATCTCGTTACGCTCCGTGAAGGCGATCTCGCCTATCTGCACGTCCACCCCAAAGAGACGAGTCCCGACAGCGGGCGTGTCGAATTCGGCGCGCAGTTTCCTACGCCCGGGAGATACCGGCTGTTCCTTCAATCGAAACCGGACGGGACACTCATCACAACTCGGCACGATATTCGGATCGACCGCTGA
- a CDS encoding DoxX family protein: MASHEVTLESTIWGFTATGKLHTLSVWFILALRLMMGIAFFQSGLDKVLSGKFSAGGYLTGAVPNSGSPLADLFVAIGNTPWFVDFVNVAVPWGEVFIGLGLLFGVLTRLAAFWGAFMMLLFYFGNWDVSHGYINGDFAYMLVFLSVAAFGAGRILGLDAYIEQYEIRGEPLIERYPWTGYFLG, from the coding sequence ATGGCATCACACGAGGTAACGCTGGAGAGCACCATCTGGGGCTTCACCGCGACCGGAAAACTCCACACGTTGAGTGTCTGGTTCATCTTGGCACTTCGATTGATGATGGGCATCGCCTTCTTCCAAAGCGGCCTCGACAAAGTCCTCTCCGGAAAATTCAGTGCCGGAGGGTATTTGACTGGAGCCGTCCCGAACAGCGGAAGTCCACTCGCAGATCTGTTCGTCGCAATAGGGAACACGCCATGGTTCGTCGACTTCGTGAACGTCGCTGTCCCGTGGGGGGAAGTGTTCATCGGGCTTGGACTACTATTCGGTGTACTCACTCGCCTCGCCGCGTTCTGGGGGGCGTTCATGATGCTTCTGTTTTATTTCGGGAACTGGGACGTTTCGCACGGCTACATCAACGGAGATTTTGCGTACATGCTCGTGTTCCTCTCTGTCGCCGCGTTCGGGGCAGGCCGAATACTCGGCCTGGACGCGTATATCGAACAGTACGAAATCCGCGGCGAACCACTCATCGAACGATACCCGTGGACGGGATACTTTCTTGGCTGA